The region TCTCTGTCCACTGATCGTGGTCACTCTCGTTCTGACGACGACAGTTTCCTGTGCAACGGGCGGTGTTCGACCATCCACGTCGTCATCGCCGTCCAGCGCATCGGGCTCCAAGAAGACCGAGATCTGGCAAATCGACTTGTTGCCCGACAACGGAGGCGGCCGGGGGGGCGGCCACGGGGGCGGCAACGGTGGAGGCTTCGGGCCCATCGCACCCCCGCAACCACCTCCGGtcatccaccaccaccaccaccaagcgAACGACAGGGGCGCAGTTGGTGGCGGCGTTCATCATGTGGGAAACATGGGACTGCACGCGTTCTCAACGGCGGGCGGTGGTGGCGAGTCGTACGAGCAGCAGCAGATACCGCTTCACGCCATCGTGCACACCCCG is a window of Dermacentor silvarum isolate Dsil-2018 chromosome 4, BIME_Dsil_1.4, whole genome shotgun sequence DNA encoding:
- the LOC119448181 gene encoding uncharacterized protein LOC119448181, giving the protein MGRLEHCRRSSAPLCPLIVVTLVLTTTVSCATGGVRPSTSSSPSSASGSKKTEIWQIDLLPDNGGGRGGGHGGGNGGGFGPIAPPQPPPVIHHHHHQANDRGAVGGGVHHVGNMGLHAFSTAGGGGESYEQQQIPLHAIVHTPMQVDTTSRWPSSSDCAMTNRDMSAAAPLVALFVGLALALPMLGLLFIAKMHLLSALTGSSGTHTVTTSVGGRKEDVLERRLADAWPAFRDAVSKYVLDGRSVGTTKNMTAHSI